In the genome of Mauremys mutica isolate MM-2020 ecotype Southern chromosome 8, ASM2049712v1, whole genome shotgun sequence, one region contains:
- the CDKN2AIPNL gene encoding CDKN2AIP N-terminal-like protein yields the protein MVGEVEEAEFPERFRSYSENERHWQARREFILRNLPPDWAGEAPRPAGRIDHLLSLSMVWANHLFLGCSYSKDLLDKVIEMAEGIEVEDVPQFTTRDEIMKKHQH from the exons ATGGTGGGGGAGGTGGAAGAGGCCGAGTTTCCCGAGCGGTTCCGCTCCTACTCGGAGAACGAGAGGCACTGGCAGGCCCGCCGCGAGTTCATCCTGCGGAACCTGCCCCCGGACTGGGCGGGGGAAGCGCCACGGCCCGCCGGCCGCATCGACCATCTGCTCTCGCTCTCCATGGTGTGGGCCAACCACCTCTTCCTGGGCTGCAG TTACAGCAAAGACCTTTTAGACAAGGTAATAGAAATGGCTGAGGGGATTGAAGTTGAAGATGTACCACAGTTTACTACGCGTGATGAAATAATGAAAAAG